Proteins encoded by one window of Epinephelus moara isolate mb chromosome 18, YSFRI_EMoa_1.0, whole genome shotgun sequence:
- the cmc4 gene encoding cx9C motif-containing protein 4: MPQKDPCQKQACAIQHCLQANKYVESMCEDVIREMRRCCEIHAANSICCSGFKDSKPTESKSNT; encoded by the exons ATGCCGCAGAAAGACCCGTGTCAAAAACAAGCGTGTGCAATTCAGCACTGTTTACAAG ctaaCAAATACGTGGAGAGCATGTGTGAGGATGTGATAAGGGAGATGCGGCGCTGCTGTGAGATTCATGCtgcaaactccatctgctgctcCGGCTTCAAGGACTCAAAACCAACGGAGAGCAAAAGTAACACGTAG
- the LOC126405658 gene encoding hsp90 co-chaperone Cdc37, producing MSRIDYSVWDHIEVSDDEDDTHPNIDTPSLFRWRHQARVERMEEFQKKGEELNKSLNECRRKLAETQKKMQELNISSTDDAKAELSKVQTEEKKLKKEERDWEKKVAEHSREEKKMPWNVDTLSKEGFSKSIVNVKPDSSEETEEEKEHKHKTFVEKYEKEIKHFGMLRRWDDSQKYLSDNPHLVCEETANYLVIMCIDLEVEEKHALMEQVAHQTIVMQFILELAKSLKVDPRGCFRQFFAKIKTADQQYQDAFNDELESFKERVRGRAKIRIEKALKEYEEEERQKRLGPGGLDPVEVYETLPAEMQKCFDDKDIQMLQDVISKMDPTEAKAHMKRCIDSGLWVPNSKTDDGDEKEEDATYEEVKHEPEETKKE from the exons ATGTCGAGGATAGACTACAGCGTGTGGGACCACATTGAGGTGTCAGACGATGAAGATGACACCCACCCGAACATCGACACACCCAGCCTCTTCAGATGGAGACACCAG GCACGTgtggagaggatggaggagTTTCAGAAGAAAGGTGAAGAACTAAACAAGTCACTCAACGAATGCCGGCGTAAGCTTGCAGAGACACAGAAGAAAATGCAAGAGCTGAACATCTCTTCAACGGACGACGCCAAAGCAGAGCTGAGCAAGGTCCAGACTGAGGAGAAGAAACTGAAAAAGGAGGAGCGGGACTGGGAGAAGAAGGTGGCCGAACATAGCCGGGAGGAGAAGAAGATGCCATGGAAcgtggacacgctcagcaaggAGGGTTTCAGCAAG AGCATTGTTAATGTCAAACCTGATTCTTCCGAAGAGAccgaagaagagaaggagcACAAGCATAAAACCTTTGTGGAGAAATATGAGAAGGAGATCAAACATTTTG GCATGTTGCGACGTTGGGACGACAGCCAGAAGTACCTCTCTGACAACCCTCATCTAGTATGTGAAGAGACTGCCAACTACCTGGTCATCATGTGCATTGACCTTGAAGTAGAGGAG AAACACGCATTGATGGAGCAAGTGGCGCATCAGACCATTGTCATGCAGTTTATTCTAGAGCTGGCAAAAAGCCTCAAGGTGGACCCCCGCGGCTGCTTTCGTCAATTCTTTGCCAAGATTAAG ACAGCAGATCAGCAATACCAGGATGCTTTCAATGACGAGCTGGAGTCATTTAAGGAGCGGGTTCGGGGCAGAGCGAAGATCCGCATCGAGAAGGCCCTAAAGGAATATGAGGAAGAGGAGCGACAAAAGCGTTTGGGACCTGGGGGGCTAGATCCTGTTGAAGTGTATGAGACACTGCCAGCT GAGATGCAGAAATGCTTTGATGATAAGGACATCCAAATGTTGCAAGATGTTATCAGCAAAATGGACCCAACG gAGGCAAAGGCTCACATGAAGAGGTGCATAGACTCAGGGCTGTGGGTCCCCAACTCCAAGACGGACGATGGGGATGAAAAAGAGGAAGATGCTACCTATGAAGAGGTGAAACATGAGCCGGAAGAAACTAAGAAGGAATGA